Within the Peromyscus maniculatus bairdii isolate BWxNUB_F1_BW_parent chromosome 2, HU_Pman_BW_mat_3.1, whole genome shotgun sequence genome, the region TATCTAAACATTGTGTATGTCCCTCGTTGGTGTACCATCAactcttttgtaatttttatctcACAGtgtaacataaatcttaaaaggtcttattaataaaaatttttaaaatggagccacttattggagtgaaagctgaaagatcagagaaacagaacaagccagccacattcttacctctacaaaatcctcagcctcaagagagtgagttcctgtttccttgtgccttatatacctttctctacccagacATCAattcccgggattaaaggcatgtgtgcttcctagtactgggattaaagttgtatgccaccacttcctggctctgtttccaaggtgaccttgaactcatagagatccagaagatatctgcctcccaagtgataggattatgggtgtgtgctactactgtcTGGCTTCTacgtctaatctagtgactggctctgtcctctaatccccAGGAAAGtttattagggaacacaatatatcactagatttcccctttttgtctaaaataataaaaggttataactaatataagaaaaactatatataataagcacaataagtatatacaatatatgcagtcaagaattatattaacaatgcccagtccattaatatttgatagaatcagagaaaatactccactatctatcttattttgatgagtccaaaatgttgtacctatttcactttctatcctaacttgtattaccagccaaaaatatcttttgatgtctttcaatcttATAGCGCTTTACATCTCTTcagtgagtttctgttctgaatttgttaataatgaaaactataactatttaatcttaaactccctcagagacctgagaaggaaataatattaactgagaaaggaggaagtgcaaacaagcaacttccaaaaaatatgagaaatgacagaaataactggttgcctggacagccacccaaggtttctctgcaacgttagggcatccatcttcggcccacaggcctagcatattgacagactcatctgtgaagcaggattttttaaagagctttcctactttgtcttggcaagaatcggcagtcctttcttttgtatccTTCTTATCCAtcttggacagcatactgtcagcagtcaaggcaagggcactttcttgcccagtggctgcagtgaaagcaaactccctaagagttttttcaatgcccatcatcttctctgaagtagattggtgctgccatgagcagacatgtctcattgtcattaaaaaaagaaagaaagaaaagaaaaaatgtgttattaaaatatcttaaatgccatattctgtaggtctctgaagtgtttgaagatggcctatctaaaataaatctgtttgaccttaaaaacatacctaatacaactacaagttcgattgtaacaactaactactaacctgcatttctttattatcctaaattgttggtaataactttcaaggactagaaaattgcattacattgttaaatgagctgtatagttacaataccttgaacaagaatagaaatatatgtatagtattttctaacaaaatcaatctcaaatttgtatcaatatacataatttgtatacaatatacaaaaatccaatccaatgtaaaatatttaaaactagtagttgctttctaaaagcagattcaataatctccctttttatcttatcatatccatattctccctttttaaaagtagattcaataatctacctttttatcttatcatccatattctctttttttcttttcagagtagattcaataattttccctttattcatcatttctataacttttttagagtagatttaataatctaccttttatcttattatacctatatcctctttttttctttttctttttttcaaacaaaaactctgaatctaatctccttgtttagctttttttcctgaccattatcaattaacaacttgtaaccaaccatcataaacaatgacaattatccataacccattgaatgaccaaaaaaccacccaccccacctcttgggaatgtgggcttcaTGTTcttaaattacttcctgctgtctgggggcaacaGCATCTTTAAGGGATCctgtaaagaaaatttttgagggttaattgtcaagtcctgggagaggtagctgtatcatttgttgtttaGTCTCcacataatgcaaaaatgtagggcttgtctcaagtccttggatgagtagtctgtgaggctggatcatctcagctagtcaatcaaattgtcctgagcagtttgtagtccaaagctgatctgtgggtgGTTTTTGTCAGCTTGGTGACATTATCATAGTCCTAATgaaatcattgttgtggggtcccatctttTTTTGTGATATCTTGTGTACCCTTATATACTTTCCTGGAATTGgaagacagaaccagccactagattaaacatagaggccagatgcTGGtgtcacacacccttaattctgtcttttgggaggcagagatccctccagattgctgtgagttcaaggctaccctggaaacagagccaggcagtggtggcacatacctttaatcctagtactggaaagcacacatacctttaatctcaggaagtgatgtctgggtagagaaaaggtatataaggcatgaggaaacaggaactcactctcttgaggctgagaatTTCGTAGAGGTAAAAATGtgactggcttgttctgtttctctgatctttcagctttcaccccaatatctggttctgggtttttattaatacgatcatttagcaattcatgttacatcacAGATGTCATAATCACAGATTGTATGCCAGTCTCACAAGCTAGGGAATTCAAGCTTTAAACAGTACCATTCTTCAGAGTTCTCATTCTCAGTTCCATTACACACCCCTCCCCAAGTTTATCTAATTGTCTCTCTGATGccatctcacacatacacacccatctCTGTCCCAGGCTATGGTTTGCTCTTGCTAAATGGACAGCCATGGTTCCAGCACCGGCGGATGCTAACCCCAGCCTTCCACTATGACATTCTGAAGCCCTATGTGAAGACCATGGCTGATTCTGTCCGGTTGATGCTGGTGAGTTCATTTGActttctgctctgctcccctcagATCTGCTGGCCTTTCTACAACAGCTGCTGTTTCTGCAATTGCTGCTACTACTACaacttcagcagcagcagcagcagcagcaacagcagcatctTCCTTCTCATCTTGCTCCTCAtactcccctctcctttctctctctcaagctcTGTCTTCACCTACTCAGAGTATACAACAAACTCCACGTGTGTATTCTACTATGAATATAGGTTCTTCAAAAATAGCTGGACCAGAAATATTACAGGTACCAGGATATGGCCATACTTTCTCATTGCCCAAGGCAAAGAAAATCATGGTAGATAGAGACCTCAATTCCCTCTTCAAATCCTCAACTTCAGAGGGACTTTCCAGGATGATACTGACTCAGGGTTTCCCTTGGTCTCAGTGCTTCTGCATGGACTTGAGTGACACAGCAGGGTAATGGAGGCCAGATCCACATTGCCATAGCCAAAGCTGCCATACCACAAACTTTCAACAGGACTCTAGACTCTGACTCAATTGTTCTAGACAAGCTTTGATGAATACATAGTAATTGAAGTCACTGTTGACCCCATTAGAAATGCCCATAGTGGCTACTTGGGCTTTCTTATGCTTGATACATGGAAGTCCTACCATTATCTCAGGTTGGGCTCAGCTCTTCAAACACTGATGCATCATTTTCTTTACTGCCCTACAAATAGCACTGCTTGTCAAATAAAACATGGTAACTAGTTGCAAATATTTGAAATTGTTCCCTATCTTATGAGTTTGTAAAGGACTTAGAACATGGTATATGAAAATATAGGGAAATAACTAAGTCTATTGAGCACAAGTCTTCTGTGGAAATTAGGTCACTGTTTCCTCCCACTGCAGGACAAATGGGAACAACTGGCTGGTCAGAACTTCTCTATAGAGATCTTTCAACCCATCTCCTTGATGACCCTAGACACCGTCATGAAGTGTGCCTTCAGTCACAAGGGTAGTGTCCAGGTGGATGGGTGAGTGACAACCCTTGAACTTCAGGGTCTTTGGTCTTACCAACTGGTGTAGCCTCATCTGACATGCAGGTGGGGCAGCTTGGATACTtacctccacaaaaaaaaaaaaatcaagagtctGACTCCAGCCTGTAGCTGAAGCTTTTCTGGTCCTGCCAGGCTCacggtcaagacaaatctctctcacctgccagtcccacagccgctcggacccaagcaaacacatagagacttatattacttataaactgtatggctgtggcaggcttcttgctatctagttcttatatctcaaattaactcatttctgtaaatctatatctttccatgtggctagtggcttactgataccttacatcttgcttctcatggcagcagtggctggcagcatctcctgactcagccttccacctcccagaattctcctctctccttatcccacctacactatacttcctgcctggctattggccaatcagcattttatttatcaatcaataagagcaatacattcacagtaTCCCCAGCACCAGCCCCAGGTCAATTCCTGACACAATCCAACCCTGTCCCAACCACAGAGCACTGATCCCTAGCTGAGGTGGATGCCTAGATATTCATTCCCCATTCTGCAGTCTTGAAAATTATAAGGGTTAAAAGACAGAATTAATGTGTACCTCAATGCTGTCTGTCTTATCATACAGAAAATCTCTTACCAGAGTCCATTCTATCTACAGGTCAGATCTCTCCACGGTCTAATCTGTTCTGTATCTTCTTCCTCAGAAATTACAAGACCTACATCCAGGCCATTGGGGACCTCAACAACCTGTTTCATTCCCGTGTGCGGAACCTCTTTCATCAGAATGACACTATCTACAATCTGTCCTCCAATGGCCGCTTGGCCAACCGTGCCTGTCAACTTGCTCATGATCACACAGGTTCTGTCTgtacttcctgtctctcctcctttcctaGGATTAGCTCAAAGGGGCTGGCTGTTGATGACCTCTGAGGCAGATCTAGGCCCTGCAGTGCCCCAATAGCACTAGGGTCTCACACACACGTGGATGCTTTCACACTGCAAATGTTTGAGTTGGGATCTCAGAATGCCTCGTGCTGTGTGGATGTCATCACATTGGCAAAGTTTAGTGAGATCTGACCCATCATCTCAAGCAGAACTTCCTTGGCCCGTGGTCCTGAGAGGGGGTCTAACCTACATCAGATGGCACTGGTCTTCTAATGTTGCCCACTCCTTACTTCCTCATCTACATATAGCACTTAGCTTTAGGCAAGGAGACACATGGAACTATGTGGGGGTTACTGCAGCTCTCGGGCCTATGTGATAACTGATGTTCTGGAACAGATGGAGTGATCAAGATGAGAAAGGATCAGCTgcaggatgagggagagctggagaAGGTCAAAAAGAAGAGACGTTTGGATTTTCTGGACATTCTCTTGTTTGCCAGGGTGAGTGTGTGTCACAGAGGCCTGTGCATCACAGAGAGTCTGCCTGGGAGCACACAGCAAGGAACAAGCACAGCTCTGATGACACCTGTTGCCTCCCCCAGATGGAGAATGGGGATAGCTTGTCTGACAAGGACCTACGTGCAGAGGTGGACACATTCATGTTTGAGGGCCATGACACCACAGCCAGTGGAGTCTCATGGATCTTCTATGCTCTGGCCACACACCCTGAACACCAGCAGAGATGCAGGGAGGAAGTTCAGAGCCTCCTAGGGGATGGATCGTCCATTACCTGGTAAGAGTTCAAAAGGTGGAAGAACTCTTATTCTTTGGGCAGGGAGCAGACCCTGGTCTCCAGTCTACCTGCTCTTCACAATGGACCTTGTTTTAGGGATGACCTGGACAAAATGCCCTATACCACCATGTGCATCAAGGAGGCCCTGAGGCTCTACCCACCTGTCCCAGGCATTGTTAGAGAGCTCAGCAAACCTATCACCTT harbors:
- the LOC102906846 gene encoding cytochrome P450 4A10, with product MSVSALSPVRFAGSISGFLQVASVLGLLLLLLQAVQFYLRRQWLLKAFQQFPSPPFHWFFGHKQFQSDQELSQIMKCVENFPSGFPRWFWGSKAYFTVYDPDYMKVILGRSDPKANGAYRLLAPWIGYGLLLLNGQPWFQHRRMLTPAFHYDILKPYVKTMADSVRLMLDKWEQLAGQNFSIEIFQPISLMTLDTVMKCAFSHKGSVQVDGNYKTYIQAIGDLNNLFHSRVRNLFHQNDTIYNLSSNGRLANRACQLAHDHTDGVIKMRKDQLQDEGELEKVKKKRRLDFLDILLFARMENGDSLSDKDLRAEVDTFMFEGHDTTASGVSWIFYALATHPEHQQRCREEVQSLLGDGSSITWDDLDKMPYTTMCIKEALRLYPPVPGIVRELSKPITFPDGRSLPQGVSVTLSIYALHHNPKVWPNPEVFDPSRFAPDSPRHSHSFLPFSGGARNCIGKQFAMNELKVVVALTLLRFELLPDPTRVPILLPRLVLKSKNGIYLYLKKIH